The genomic window CGAGGTCGGCCCGGCCGTTCCGGACCAGCGCGTCGGCCTGTTCGGGTTCAGTGACGCCGCCGACCGCGCCGACGGCGATATCGGCACCTTTCCGAACCTGCTCGGCCAGCGGCACCTGGAAGTTCGGCCCAGCCGGGGGAGCCTGTTCGGGGTGGAGCCCGCCCGAACTGACGTCGACCAGATCGACGCCCAGTTCGGCGAGGTCGTCGGCCAGTCGCACCGACTGCTCAATGTCCCACGAGTCGCGGTCGTCGAGCCAGTCCGTCCCGGAAATACGGACGAACACCGGCTTGCCGTCCGGCCAGACCTCGCGGACGGCCGCGACCACTTCGCGGACCAGTCGGGTCCGGTTCTCGAAGCTGCCGCCGTAGTCGTCCTCGCGGGTGTTCGTGACCGGCGAGAGGAACTCGTGGAGCAGGTAGCCGTGTGCCGCGTGGACCTCGGCGATCTCGAAGCCGGCCTCGAGCGAGCGCTCGGCCGCGGCGCGGTAGGCGTCGATCACGCCCTGAATGTCCTCGGCGTCGGCCTTCCGCATCGCCGGCCGGTCGCCGTCGAACGGCGGATAGGCATCCGGCGACGGCGAGAGGACTTCCCAGCCCGACGCGCCGTCGGGGTCGGTCTCGTCTGGGCCGATCGGGAGGTTGCCATCCCACGGGCGCTTCTTGCTGGCCTTGTGGCCCGCGTGGGCGAGCTGGATTCCCGGCACCCCGCCCTGCTCGCGGACGAACTCGGTGATCGGCTCGAGCGCGGCCGCGTGCTCGTCGCTCCAGATGCCGAGGTCGTGGGGCGTGATCCGTCCCTCGGGGGAGACGGCGGTCGCTTCGGTCATGACGATGCCGGCCCCGCCGACGGCCCGGCTCCCGAGGTGGACGCGGTGCCACTCAGTCGGCAGCCCGTCGGGGTCACAGGAGTACTGACACATCGGCGAGACGGCGATTCGGTTCGGTGCCTCGAGATCGCCCACCGACAGCGGAGAGAGTACGTCGGTCATCGACAGACCGTAGTCACGGCGTTGGGAAAACGACCGCGGACGGGGATGGCATTGCCGCCTACTGTGGTGCCGCGTCGCAGACCGCATCCGCGGCGGTCCCACGACCACTTATCCCGATCGCGGGCGGAGAGCCGGTATGACCGCCTCGAGTCCGTTCGATGCAAGCCCGCCCGTTTCGGCCCTGTTCGAGACTGACTGCCCAGTCATCGGCATGGTTCACCTCCCGCCGCTGCCCGGCGCACCGGGGTTCGGTGAGGGGGACGAGAACGAAGACGGCCGCGAAGCCGTCCGCACCCGCGCGCTCGAGGACGCCGCCCGACTCGAGGCGGGCGGGATCGACGGCATCATCCTCGAGAACTTCGGCGACGCGCCGTTCTATCCCGAGGACGTGCCGAAACACGTCGTCGCGGAGATGACCGCTCTCGCGACGGCGCTGACGGATGCCGTCGACGTACCGGTCGGGGTCAACGTGCTTCGCAACGACGCCGCCGCGGCGCTGTCGGTCGCCGCGGCCGCCGCTGCCGACTT from Natrinema versiforme includes these protein-coding regions:
- a CDS encoding NADH:flavin oxidoreductase/NADH oxidase, whose product is MTDVLSPLSVGDLEAPNRIAVSPMCQYSCDPDGLPTEWHRVHLGSRAVGGAGIVMTEATAVSPEGRITPHDLGIWSDEHAAALEPITEFVREQGGVPGIQLAHAGHKASKKRPWDGNLPIGPDETDPDGASGWEVLSPSPDAYPPFDGDRPAMRKADAEDIQGVIDAYRAAAERSLEAGFEIAEVHAAHGYLLHEFLSPVTNTREDDYGGSFENRTRLVREVVAAVREVWPDGKPVFVRISGTDWLDDRDSWDIEQSVRLADDLAELGVDLVDVSSGGLHPEQAPPAGPNFQVPLAEQVRKGADIAVGAVGGVTEPEQADALVRNGRADLVLVGREFLRDPYFGLRAAGDLERDPEAAAKEWPIQYRRAVQR